Within Flagellimonas maritima, the genomic segment TTGCGATTTATCCAAATCCTTGACTCTTATCAATATCTTGTCCAAAAATCCATCTTGCTGTAAGAATATTTCATGCTTTTCCGAATATGGAAAATAGATGTTATTGGCAACCTTCGCCCAATTCTCGGTTTCGGCTGAAGCTAGACTTGTTTTGTCCACTATCCTATTATAATCTTTTGGATATTTGGATTTTACAACTTTCAACTGTTCCAAGGTATAATCAATGCACCATTTTGCCAAATAGTTTGTGTACCAGTTATTATTGACATTATTCTCATATTCATTTGGGCCTGTAACGCCCAACATGACATATTGCTGTTTGTCCTCTGAGAAATTAAATCTTTGCTGCCAAAATCGTGCAACTCCTATTAAAACTTCCAATCCCATTTTTGGAATATAGCTGTAGTCGCCCGTAAACCTATGATAGTTATATATTGCAAATGAAATTGCCCCATTTCTATGGATTTCCTCAAAAGTGATTTCCCATTCATTGTGGCACTCCTCGCCGTTCATGGTAACCATAGGATATAATGCCGCACCATTAATGAATCCAAGTTTATGTGCGTTCTCTATGGCCTTTTCCAAATGGTTGTAGCGGTATTCCAGTAAGCTCCAGGCCACTTCTTGATTTTTGGTCGCCATGTAAAATGGGAGGCAATAAGCTTCTGTATCCCAATAGGTGCTACCTCCATACTTTTCTCCTGTAAATCCTTTTGGACCAATATTCAATCTGGAGTCTTTTCCTAAGTAGGTTTGGTTCAAGTGAAAAATGTTGAAACGGATTCCCTGCTGTGCTTTTACATCGCCCTCAATGGCAATGTCGCTCATTTCCCAGATTTTGGCCCAAGAATCTTTTTGTTTTTTAAGAAGTCCCTCAAACCTATTTTCTGATGCTTCATCCAAAACCAAATTGGCAACTGCTTGCAATTGATCTTTAGGATGGTTTCTATCTACAGTATAGCCACCATATTTTATTAGGCTGAGTTGTTGATTTTTTTTAACTTCAATGATATACGAATTTCCAACAGATTGTTCGTCCTTTTTTAAAGTCGGTTTTATTTGGGCCTTGTTTCCATTGACAAAAACCTCTGTTTGCATGAAGGTACAGACCGCGAAATTGGTTTTCATGGTATGTGATTGAATGAAGGCTCTTTCGCCTTCAGAAACAATCTTCGTTGTGTTCCAAAACTTATCGTCCCAATTGCTGTCCTCATTGGTAATACCACTGTCCAAATAGGGAAGAAGAATGACTTCAGCATCTGCGTTCAACACTTGTAAATTGTATTGAATTGCTCCTATCTCATCCAAATCTATACTCAAAAATCTGATTACTTCTACCCCAACTTTAACATTGTTAGGCATTGTAGCGTTAAAACTCCTTTTGTACCATCCCTCTTTCATATTGAGCTCTCTTCTAAAGTTTGAGACGCTTGTACATGTATTCAAATCCAGTGGTTCGGCGTTCACAAAAACATCGATTCCGATCCAATTAGGTGCATTGAGGACCTTTGCAAAGTATTCCGGATATCCATTTTTCCACCACCCAACACGAGTTTTGTCTGGATAATATACCCCAGCAATATAACTGCCTTGAAAAGTAGCTCCTGAATATTGTTCTTCAAAATTGGCACGTTGCCCCATGGCCCCATTACCCAAACTGAATAAACTCTCTGATGATTTGACTTGTTCTTTATCGAAACCTTCTTCAATAATGGACCAAGGGTCAGCTTTTATATAATCTTGATTCATTTTTTAAAATAAAACTTGGTGAGTAAATATGGTATATTTTGCTGTAGAAAATATTGCAAACTTAATTAATTGTTGAATCCCTGACCACTAATGTTGGTTCTAATATTTTAGTTTGAAATGCTTCTTCTTCACTGTCACTTTCTACTTTATCTATCAACATCTGCGCAGCGATTTTTCCCATTTTTTCACCGTGTTGTGCAACTACGGTCAAGCTTGGGTTTGCATATTTGGAAAGCAACCCATCAGTAAAACCTATAAAAGACACGTCCTTAGGAATATTAAGTCCTTTTTTCTGAATAAGTTTCATGCTAAATACCGTAAATATTTCGTTCACACAAAGTACAGCATCAACCTTTTGTTTGCTAAAAAAATCCACTATACTTTTTTCATCCATTTCCATAGATGAAAGTTTGAGTATTCTAGATTCATCAATTTTAAAGTTACTTTCCAAAAGTGCTTTTTTATATCCTTCGGTTCTAGCCTTACTAACACTCAAATAATCGTCTGTTGTAATCAATGCTATTTTTCTTCTTCCCTGTGCAATAAGATTTTTTGTTGCCATATAAGCTCCCAACTCATCATCAATAATAACTTTATCACAGTCAATTTCGTTTGTAATTCGATCGAACAAAACTACGGGAATCCCCTGTTCTGTTACTTCTTTAAGATGATTGTAATCCCCTTTTTGTTGTGTTTCCGAGGAAAGTGACATTATAAAACCGTCAATACTCCCATTGGCAAGCATTTCCATATTTATCACCTCTTTATCAAATGATTCTTCCGAAAGACAAACAATGACGTTATATCCATTTGAATTTGCATATTTTTCTATTCCGCGTATTACGGTCGTAAAAAAATGGTGAACTATAGCAGGGATGACAACACCTATATTTTTGGTTCTCTTGTTTTTAAGGCTTATGGCAATATTGTTCGGCTTGTAATTGTACAATTTAGCAAAAGCTTGAATCTTCTCTTTGGTATCCCTACTTATTTCCTCGCTATTTTTTAGGGCTTTTGATACGGTAGATATAGAGACTTCAAGCTCTCTGGCGATATCCTTTAAGGTTATTTTATTTTTCAAAGAAATGATTTTATTCTTTTTATTAAATGTTTCAAATTAGTTAATAAAGACAAGCAACTTAATCAATTGATTCTTTTTAACAAAAACGTCATCGAAACTTATTAAAACTTTCTGAAAAAATGTTAAGACCAAGTAAAGAATAAAAACAGTATATTAGCTACATATTGTCAAATTCTTTAATTATTTGCCATTTGATTGTGATTTGAATAAATTAACTCTTTAAGATTTATCAACCTTTCACAATTCCAAAGTTATCAACACGAAACCGTTTTCGTAATATTCTGCGTTATGCTTAAATTTTGATTAACATTTTTTTTATATATGTTTAACACTTGAATTAAAATTAACTAAACTTAAAATTAATTATTTATGAAGATTACGCTACTTAAAAGCTTTTTGTTGCTAGGTGCATTTTTGTGCTTTAGTCTAATAAAAGCTCAGACAGTATCAGGTACTGTTTCAGACGCAAGTGGCCCCTTACCGGGAGCCAGTGTTGTTGTTAAGGGAACTACCAATGGTACTCAAACTGACTTTGATGGTAACTATACCTTAAATGATGTTGCTGCTGATGCAGTCATCGTTTTTAGTTATATTGGTTTTTCTTCTCAGGAAGTCCCTGTAAATGGACAAGCAACTATAGACGTTGTTTTACAGGAAGACGCCAGTGAGTTGGATGAAGTCGTTGTTGTAGGTTATGGTACGCAGACTAGAAAAACGGCTGTCGGTGCTATTGAAAGTGTTAAATCTGAAGAGTTTAATAAAGGTGTAATAGTTAATCCTCAACAGTTAATACAAGGTAAGTCTGCTGGTGTTCAAATATCTGCGTCCAATGGAGAGCCAGGTGGTGCTGTGAATGTTAGAATTCGTGGTACAGCTTCAGTCAGATCTAACAACAATCCATTATACGTGGTAGATGGTGTACCCCTTAGTGGTTCAGATACCAATGCAAGAGTTGGTGGAGGTGCTGCTGATGGTACTGGAAGTATTAATACAGACCTTGGGACAAGTTCTGCAATTGATCCTTTAAGTTTTCTTAACCCTAATGACATTGAAAGTATCGATATTTTGAAAGATGCTTCAGCTACGGCAATTTATGGATCGCGAGGGGCTAATGGTGTGGTTTTGATTACTACAAAAAGTGGTAAATCTGGGAAAAGTGTTCTGGAATTTTCTTCAACTTTCTCTGTTGGCTGGATTCCAAACCAATTGGACCTTTTGGATAGAGACCAATTTTTAGATGCTCAAAACCGCTTGGCAAATATCCTTATACCTGGATCAACATTCCCAGATGCAGGAGGTAATACAGATACTCAAGATCTTATTTACAGAGCTTCCTTTACTCAAAACCATAATCTTTCATACGGTGGTGGTAATGAAAATGGAAATTACCGGATTTCAATGGGGTACCAGGACCAAGAAGGTGAGGTAGAGGACAGTTATTTTGATAGATTGACTTTGCGTATAAATGCTTCGCAGCGTTTCTTTGATAACAAATTAAGATTGACTACACAAGCGACAATCTCTAATATCGAAAATCAACGTGCTCCGATATCGGATAGTCCAAACGCCAGAGGAGATTTATTATCTGCTGCATGGAATTTCGCACCAGATCAAGACTTAAGAGGTACTGGAGGTAGTTTTGTAGGTGGTTTTTTTCAACCTTCTGCAGAACGAAGAAACCCAGAAGCCTTATTAGAACTAACGAGAACTGCTTCAAGTACGATGAGAGCTTTGATAAATGTTGGAGCGCGATATAATTTCACCGATAATCTAAGTTTTAATACAAATGTTGGTTTGGACAAAGCAGTTTCTTCTTCATATCAAGTTTTTTCACCGCTTTTTGTATCCGACCAAACATTAAACGTTGGTAGAGCAGGATTAAACGAATTGGATCAAATTAATAGTACTTGGGAATCTTACTTTAGTTACAATAAAAGCTTTGGTGAGAATGTACTTGATCTTACGCTAGGTCACTCTTATCAAGAGTTTATAACAGAAACACAATTCGTTGAAGCAGCAGGATTTAGAACGGACAATTTGTTCCAAATGGTAAATAACATCGCATCTTCTACTGCTCAGACAGTTGATACTACACAAGATGTAGATGAGCTGCAATCTTTTTTCTTTCGTACGAATTACTCCATAGCTGGAAAATATAACTTCTCCGGTACCGTAAGAATTGATGGTTCCTCTCGTTTTGGAGGTAACAACAAATATGGAACATTTGGATCCATTGGTGCTGCATGGACACTTTCCGAGGAAGATTGGTTTCCAGAAGTTTTTGACACGTTTAAATTTAGAGCCGCTTACGGTGTGGTTGGTAACCAAGAAGGACTTGGTACAAACCAATTCTCAGCAAGAGATCGTTTTACCAGAGCAGCTATCAATAATGCTGGTGTAGAACAAGAAGCTGGATCTTCTAATGTTGCTTTTAATAATCCCGATTTAAAATGGGAGGAGAATACACAGTTTACGGTCGGTATAGACTGGGCGATAATGGACAATAGAATAAGTGGTTCCTTAGATTACTATAATTATGTGACAGAAGGATTTTTATTACAGCAAGTAAGTCCACAACCTGCTGTACAGCCTTTCTTTTTCTCAAATGTAGATGGAGACATCGTAAACTCAGGTATTGATTTTACCATTAATGCAATACCGGTTGAGACTGAAGATTTTACATGGGATTTCAACTTTAATTTTAACTACAATGATAACATCTTGGAAAATTATACTGGCCCTGCAATTAATGCTGGACCTATAAATGGTCCAGGTCTGACCGGTGCATTTTCCCAACAACTGGCAAACAACCAGCCATTGTTCAGCTTTTTTGTTCAAGATTGGGTTGGACTTTCGCCTGACACAGGTGTTCCAGAAACGACAGGGGTTAACCAATTCCGTTTAGCAAACGGTGAAATTTCTTCCGTTGGAGAGCAAGTATTTATTGGTGAAAGTGGTCTGCCTGATATAACCTTGGGCATAACCCAAAACTTTAGATACAAAAATTGGGATATGAGCTTGTTTTTTAATGGTCTTTTTGGACAATCCATATACAACAATAATAGAAATGCATATCTTACAATCGGAAATTTGGCACAAGGACGCAACGTAACTGTTGATGCTGCATCTAATATTGGTATAGAAAACCCTTTAAATATTCAAGAAGTATCTAGCAGATTTGTCGAAGACGGTTCTTTTCTAAGATTGCAAAATGTAAGTTTGGGCCATAATGTTCCATTGTCTGAGAATAGCATATTCAGCAGTCTCAGAGTTTTTGCAAACGCTCAAAATCTGTTTATAATAACAGATTATAGTGGTCAAGATCCTGAAGTTTCTACTCCAAGGGTCTTGAACAATGTACCTTCTGCTGGTATTGACTTAACCGCATTTCCTAGACCAACAACAATATCTTTAGGCTTTAATGCAAGTTTCTAAATAAAAAATTGACAATGAGAAAAAAAGAATTTTTTAACAAGAGAATCTTCCATTACATGGGAGTGGCTGCCGCTTTAGTTTTTGTGCAGTCGTGTACAGATTTGGAACCTAATTTTGGTGATTCCACAAACATACAGAGCGACTCCGGTGAGTTTTCAGGTGTATCAAACCCCGAAGGCTCATTAACTAACCTATATTCCGGTATTCAAAACTTGAACGGGCAACAGAACGAGTATGCACTGATGGAGGTATCAGCAGAAAATATCGCAGTTTTAACAAGAGGTGCAGACTGGGGTGATAATGGAGTTTGGCGCTTATTGCATAACCATAATTGGGGACCAGGACATTTAGATGTTCTTAATTCTTGGAATAGGAGAAATCAACAAGCATTTAATGCAACACAGCTAATTGACCCTGCTTCTGGAGCTTCACCAACCGTGTTGGCACAAGCACAGGTAATTCGTGCCATTAACATGTTCATGGTAGTAAATTTTTATGGAATCGCACCGTTTAGGGAAGTTAATGATGGTCCAGATGTTTTTCCAGTATCACTTAGTGCACAAGAAGCTTATGATATCATATTAAATGATATCAACTCAGCTATCAATAGTGGTAATTTGAGCAGTCATGGTCCAGATGGAGATACTTTCCTCATTGGAGAGGCCGCAGCCAGATTCATAAGAGCTAAAATAAATCTTAATGCCGAACGCATTTTAGGAGCTGCTCCTTCAGGTGCTTATCAAGCAGTTATAGATGATATCAATGCAATTGAAGCTCTAGACTTTGAATTAGATCAAAGCACCAACTATTTTGATATTTGGGATATTTCCAGTAATAGCGAGGTAATTCTTCATTTGAATACTGGAACAGGCGAACGACAGTGGAACATGCTACATCCTAATCAAGGAGGTTGGAACGGTTTTGTTACTTTGACAGAAACTTTTAGGTCTTTTGGAACAGATGATGAAGATCAAGATGCTCGATTAGGTCTTCCAGGGCCTGAAGTGAATGGTGTAAGTGTAGGATATCTTCGTGGACAACAAAAAAATGCTGCAGGTGAAAATCTTACAGACCGACAAGATAATCTATTAATCTACGAAGATGAATTGCTTACCAGTTTGGAAATTAATAATGAAAGGAATGGTATTCGTATCGTAAAATATCCTCAACGTGGAGCGGATGGAAGACCTGCACCAACAAATGATTTTGTTTTCATTCGTTTCTCAGAAGCTGTTCTCATGCGTGCCGAAGCTGTATTACGTAATGGTGGCGGTGGTGATGCTACGGCGGATGTAAACGCAATTCGTTCTAGGGCTGGTGCTACAACAATAGGATCTGCTACTTTAGATGATGTATATGACGAGTACAAAAGAGAGATGAATGCGGAATCCAATATAACAGGTCAAAGAGCAAGACAGTTACGATATGGTACTTTTGCAGATACTTGGGAATTAAAAGAAAATCAAGATGAATTTAGAAGATTATTTCCCATACCTCAAAATGCATTGGCCAATCCAAATTTAGTTCAAAACGAAGGTTACTAGTAGTTTATCGATATATTAAATTTTAAAGAGGGCAATTATTTGCCCTCTTTTTTATTCTAGGATTTTAGAGTCCACTAGCGTTAATATTCACGAACAATTATGAATATTGTCGCGAAATAATTAGTTTTCAAAGCGGTTAAGATTCAACTTTTGACGAAATTCAAATTTATATTTCCATCAGATGTTAAATAAATTTCATATCTACTTAATTCCTGTTCTATTTTTTCTATTTACTTCTTGCTCAAAAAATGAAAAAGAAGTAAAAAATGATTTTAGGGAACTCCTTTTCACTGCATTGGATAGTACCAAAACAGGTATAAGATTTATAAATAAAATAGAAAACGAAGAAGATTTCAATATATTTTTATATCGCAACTTCTATAATGGAGGTGGAGTTGCCATTGGCGATATAAATAATGACGGTCTGCCTGATATATATCTTACGGCAAATCGAAAAGAAAACAAACTATTCCTAAATAAAGGTGATTTTACCTTTGAGGATATTACAGCATCTGCAAATGTGGCAGGGACCAAAGCATGGTCAACTGGAGTGGTTTTAGTTGACATTAACGCTGATGGTCTTTTAGATATTTATGTTTGTAACGCAGGCAATATAAAAGGTGATGACCAAAAAAATGAACTTTTTATCAATAATGGGGATTTAACCTTTACTGAAAATGCTGAGCAATATAACCTAGCAGATAGCGGGTTTACGACCCATGCAGCATTTTTTGATTATGATAAAGACGGTGATTTGGATGTTTACATGTTGAACAACAGTTTTATCCCCGTTGCAAGTTTAGGTTACGAAAATAAAAGGAATGTAAGGGCAGAAGATTGGAATGTAATTGAAGAAATTAAAGGAGGTGGCGATAAATTATTTAGAAACGATGAAGGTGTTTTTACAAATGTCAGTGAAGAAGCCAATATCTATGGTAGTTTGGTAGGGTTTGGTCTCGGCGTTACTATTGGTGACATTAACAATGACCTCTATCCTGACATCTATGTATCCAATGATTTTTTTGAGCATGATTACCTATATATCAACAATCAAAATGGCACCTTTACAGAAAGTATTAAGGACTGGGCAAACCATCTAAGCCTTTTTTCTATGGGTGCGGATATGGCAGATATCAATAACGATGGTAAGTCAGATATTTTTGTCACGGATATGTTACCCGAAGGAGATGAAAGGCTTAAAAATACTACTACTTTCGAAACC encodes:
- a CDS encoding LacI family DNA-binding transcriptional regulator, yielding MKNKITLKDIARELEVSISTVSKALKNSEEISRDTKEKIQAFAKLYNYKPNNIAISLKNKRTKNIGVVIPAIVHHFFTTVIRGIEKYANSNGYNVIVCLSEESFDKEVINMEMLANGSIDGFIMSLSSETQQKGDYNHLKEVTEQGIPVVLFDRITNEIDCDKVIIDDELGAYMATKNLIAQGRRKIALITTDDYLSVSKARTEGYKKALLESNFKIDESRILKLSSMEMDEKSIVDFFSKQKVDAVLCVNEIFTVFSMKLIQKKGLNIPKDVSFIGFTDGLLSKYANPSLTVVAQHGEKMGKIAAQMLIDKVESDSEEEAFQTKILEPTLVVRDSTIN
- a CDS encoding RagB/SusD family nutrient uptake outer membrane protein yields the protein MRKKEFFNKRIFHYMGVAAALVFVQSCTDLEPNFGDSTNIQSDSGEFSGVSNPEGSLTNLYSGIQNLNGQQNEYALMEVSAENIAVLTRGADWGDNGVWRLLHNHNWGPGHLDVLNSWNRRNQQAFNATQLIDPASGASPTVLAQAQVIRAINMFMVVNFYGIAPFREVNDGPDVFPVSLSAQEAYDIILNDINSAINSGNLSSHGPDGDTFLIGEAAARFIRAKINLNAERILGAAPSGAYQAVIDDINAIEALDFELDQSTNYFDIWDISSNSEVILHLNTGTGERQWNMLHPNQGGWNGFVTLTETFRSFGTDDEDQDARLGLPGPEVNGVSVGYLRGQQKNAAGENLTDRQDNLLIYEDELLTSLEINNERNGIRIVKYPQRGADGRPAPTNDFVFIRFSEAVLMRAEAVLRNGGGGDATADVNAIRSRAGATTIGSATLDDVYDEYKREMNAESNITGQRARQLRYGTFADTWELKENQDEFRRLFPIPQNALANPNLVQNEGY
- a CDS encoding SusC/RagA family TonB-linked outer membrane protein, with the translated sequence MKITLLKSFLLLGAFLCFSLIKAQTVSGTVSDASGPLPGASVVVKGTTNGTQTDFDGNYTLNDVAADAVIVFSYIGFSSQEVPVNGQATIDVVLQEDASELDEVVVVGYGTQTRKTAVGAIESVKSEEFNKGVIVNPQQLIQGKSAGVQISASNGEPGGAVNVRIRGTASVRSNNNPLYVVDGVPLSGSDTNARVGGGAADGTGSINTDLGTSSAIDPLSFLNPNDIESIDILKDASATAIYGSRGANGVVLITTKSGKSGKSVLEFSSTFSVGWIPNQLDLLDRDQFLDAQNRLANILIPGSTFPDAGGNTDTQDLIYRASFTQNHNLSYGGGNENGNYRISMGYQDQEGEVEDSYFDRLTLRINASQRFFDNKLRLTTQATISNIENQRAPISDSPNARGDLLSAAWNFAPDQDLRGTGGSFVGGFFQPSAERRNPEALLELTRTASSTMRALINVGARYNFTDNLSFNTNVGLDKAVSSSYQVFSPLFVSDQTLNVGRAGLNELDQINSTWESYFSYNKSFGENVLDLTLGHSYQEFITETQFVEAAGFRTDNLFQMVNNIASSTAQTVDTTQDVDELQSFFFRTNYSIAGKYNFSGTVRIDGSSRFGGNNKYGTFGSIGAAWTLSEEDWFPEVFDTFKFRAAYGVVGNQEGLGTNQFSARDRFTRAAINNAGVEQEAGSSNVAFNNPDLKWEENTQFTVGIDWAIMDNRISGSLDYYNYVTEGFLLQQVSPQPAVQPFFFSNVDGDIVNSGIDFTINAIPVETEDFTWDFNFNFNYNDNILENYTGPAINAGPINGPGLTGAFSQQLANNQPLFSFFVQDWVGLSPDTGVPETTGVNQFRLANGEISSVGEQVFIGESGLPDITLGITQNFRYKNWDMSLFFNGLFGQSIYNNNRNAYLTIGNLAQGRNVTVDAASNIGIENPLNIQEVSSRFVEDGSFLRLQNVSLGHNVPLSENSIFSSLRVFANAQNLFIITDYSGQDPEVSTPRVLNNVPSAGIDLTAFPRPTTISLGFNASF
- a CDS encoding glycoside hydrolase family 65 protein, whose translation is MNQDYIKADPWSIIEEGFDKEQVKSSESLFSLGNGAMGQRANFEEQYSGATFQGSYIAGVYYPDKTRVGWWKNGYPEYFAKVLNAPNWIGIDVFVNAEPLDLNTCTSVSNFRRELNMKEGWYKRSFNATMPNNVKVGVEVIRFLSIDLDEIGAIQYNLQVLNADAEVILLPYLDSGITNEDSNWDDKFWNTTKIVSEGERAFIQSHTMKTNFAVCTFMQTEVFVNGNKAQIKPTLKKDEQSVGNSYIIEVKKNQQLSLIKYGGYTVDRNHPKDQLQAVANLVLDEASENRFEGLLKKQKDSWAKIWEMSDIAIEGDVKAQQGIRFNIFHLNQTYLGKDSRLNIGPKGFTGEKYGGSTYWDTEAYCLPFYMATKNQEVAWSLLEYRYNHLEKAIENAHKLGFINGAALYPMVTMNGEECHNEWEITFEEIHRNGAISFAIYNYHRFTGDYSYIPKMGLEVLIGVARFWQQRFNFSEDKQQYVMLGVTGPNEYENNVNNNWYTNYLAKWCIDYTLEQLKVVKSKYPKDYNRIVDKTSLASAETENWAKVANNIYFPYSEKHEIFLQQDGFLDKILIRVKDLDKSQRPINQKWSWDRILRSPYIKQADVLQGFYFFEDHFGRDVLEKHFDFYEPFTVHESSLSPCVHSIQAAKLGRMEQAYKFYLRTSRLDLDDYNKEVEEGLHITSMAGTWMSIVEGFGGMRVLNDELHFTPQIPEQWESYTFKINFRNQIITVKVSKKEASFEITGEKALMIKVNDKPVELIPRKAVQA